Proteins encoded together in one Candidatus Sulfotelmatobacter sp. window:
- a CDS encoding copper amine oxidase N-terminal domain-containing protein, translated as MRVCTVPVAGLLAAVLASGPVAAFAAPAPPPKNEEVPVRVIAIAVNGEDLSTDPAPRIVNGRLLVPVVRIYGALGITVSRDGRTLIASAPGKRITLRSGSRVASIDAQTITMDSPALEIDGTTYVPLRFVADSLGAQVSYDPKAERVEVVSSIVGRTPGLEQHVAGGSTQVVGTVSAVDLNSAPESITLTRGPSERTIAVTSDAQIAIQDVSARTAMPGTLADVHVGDAASVIVRKDGRVAQVVVRYASRQGVIAAVSPSAFVLQSGYVVTPDTSTVITLNGQPATLAALKVGDSVTVRLNPDTQEKREILVARAIPSTPGPAGAAQIASFDVDAPGPLRAGESFGVTMHGTPGGRATFDVGSYLTGIALPETSPGLYTTTYTLPPGANFGRTSVYGHLTVDGVAAPRAEAATLVSVTGTPPQIIDIAPTFGQTVNNDHPSIYATYRSPTDVGINPSSARIEINGLDVTPSSTRTDQFIIYSPSVALNGTVNVKVSVADNAGNVSSRTWTFTVHTNTK; from the coding sequence ATGCGCGTTTGCACGGTTCCGGTCGCCGGCCTGCTCGCCGCCGTCTTGGCAAGCGGGCCGGTTGCCGCCTTCGCCGCGCCCGCGCCGCCGCCGAAGAACGAAGAAGTCCCCGTTCGCGTGATCGCGATCGCGGTCAACGGTGAGGATCTCTCGACCGATCCCGCCCCGCGCATCGTCAACGGCCGGCTGCTCGTTCCGGTGGTGCGCATCTACGGCGCGCTCGGCATCACCGTCTCGCGCGACGGACGCACGCTGATCGCCTCGGCACCGGGAAAGCGCATCACGCTGCGCAGCGGATCGCGCGTCGCGAGCATCGACGCGCAGACGATCACGATGGATTCGCCGGCACTCGAGATCGACGGCACGACCTACGTCCCGCTGCGGTTCGTCGCCGACTCGCTGGGCGCGCAGGTGTCCTACGATCCCAAAGCCGAGCGGGTCGAGGTCGTCTCGTCGATCGTCGGCCGCACGCCGGGACTCGAGCAGCACGTCGCGGGCGGTTCGACGCAGGTGGTCGGTACCGTCAGCGCCGTCGACTTGAACTCCGCGCCGGAGTCGATCACGCTCACGCGCGGCCCGAGCGAACGCACGATCGCGGTCACCTCCGACGCGCAGATCGCGATCCAGGACGTCTCGGCGCGCACCGCGATGCCGGGCACGCTGGCCGACGTGCACGTCGGCGACGCCGCCAGCGTCATCGTGCGCAAGGACGGCCGCGTCGCGCAAGTCGTGGTGCGGTACGCCTCGCGGCAGGGCGTGATCGCCGCCGTCTCGCCCAGCGCGTTCGTGCTGCAGAGCGGGTACGTCGTCACCCCCGATACCTCGACGGTGATCACCCTCAACGGGCAGCCGGCGACGCTGGCGGCGCTCAAGGTCGGCGACAGCGTGACGGTCCGGTTGAACCCCGACACGCAGGAGAAGCGCGAGATCTTGGTCGCGCGCGCGATCCCCTCGACGCCGGGGCCGGCCGGAGCCGCGCAGATCGCCTCGTTCGACGTCGACGCCCCCGGGCCGCTGCGCGCCGGCGAGAGCTTCGGCGTGACGATGCACGGCACGCCCGGCGGCAGGGCGACGTTCGACGTCGGCTCGTACTTGACCGGGATCGCGCTCCCCGAGACCTCGCCCGGGCTCTACACGACGACGTACACGCTGCCGCCCGGTGCGAACTTCGGTCGTACCTCGGTGTACGGCCATCTGACGGTCGACGGGGTGGCGGCGCCGCGCGCCGAGGCGGCGACGCTGGTGTCGGTGACGGGGACGCCGCCGCAGATCATCGACATCGCGCCGACGTTCGGCCAAACGGTCAACAACGACCATCCATCGATCTACGCGACGTACCGTTCGCCGACGGACGTCGGCATCAACCCGTCGAGCGCGCGCATCGAGATCAACGGCCTCGACGTGACGCCCTCGTCGACCCGTACCGACCAGTTCATCATCTACAGCCCGAGCGTCGCACTCAACGGGACCGTCAACGTGAAGGTCTCCGTCGCCGACAATGCCGGCAACGTCAGCAGCCGCACCTGGACCTTCACCGTCCACACCAACACCAAGTAG
- a CDS encoding CTP synthase, whose amino-acid sequence LDLGHYERFIDEALTRDNNVTTGQIYKSVIEKERRGDYLGATVQVIPHITNEIKAHVTRVAERSGAEVCIVEVGGTVGDIESLPFLEAIRQVKQMVGEENVMFVHLTLLPHLGAADELKTKPTQHSVRELRAIGITPDAIVLRTGSSAPVGMDLKEKIALFCDVQPESVVQNGDASTIYQVPLNLEAEGLADIAIRKLRLQTKPPELESWSAIVERIQNPASRVRVALVGKYVELKDAYISISEAIAHAGIYHDAVVDVVRVDSERIESEGLGALDDVDGVLVAPGFGARGVKGKLLAIQRVREQKIPFLGICFGMQLACVEFARNVCGLSEAMTTEVEETTPDPVIDFIPEQRNLDLKGGTMRLGAYACELEPGSLAAQAYDATQISERHRHRYEFNNKYKALFEEHGMTFSGHHPLGRTSLVELVELPPNVHPWFVGTQAHPEYKSRPNRPSPLYREWIGAALVHARERASANGALVRR is encoded by the coding sequence CTCGGCGCGACCGTGCAGGTGATCCCGCACATCACCAACGAGATCAAGGCGCACGTCACCCGCGTCGCCGAGCGCAGCGGCGCGGAAGTCTGCATCGTCGAGGTCGGCGGTACCGTCGGCGACATCGAGTCGCTGCCGTTCCTCGAAGCGATCCGTCAGGTCAAGCAGATGGTGGGCGAGGAGAACGTCATGTTCGTCCACCTCACGCTGCTGCCGCACCTGGGCGCCGCCGACGAGCTCAAGACCAAGCCGACGCAGCACTCGGTGCGCGAGCTGCGCGCGATCGGGATCACGCCCGACGCGATCGTGTTGCGGACGGGCTCGTCGGCGCCGGTCGGGATGGACCTCAAGGAAAAGATCGCGCTGTTCTGCGACGTGCAGCCCGAGAGCGTGGTCCAGAACGGCGACGCCTCGACGATCTATCAGGTCCCGCTCAACCTCGAGGCCGAAGGCCTGGCTGACATCGCGATCCGCAAGCTACGCCTGCAGACCAAGCCCCCGGAGCTCGAGTCGTGGAGCGCGATCGTCGAGCGCATCCAGAACCCGGCCAGCCGCGTGCGCGTCGCGCTGGTCGGCAAATACGTCGAGCTCAAGGACGCCTACATCTCGATCTCCGAGGCGATCGCGCACGCCGGCATCTATCACGACGCGGTGGTCGACGTCGTGCGGGTCGATTCCGAGCGGATCGAGTCCGAAGGTCTGGGCGCGCTCGACGACGTCGACGGCGTGCTGGTCGCGCCGGGCTTCGGTGCGCGCGGCGTCAAGGGCAAGCTGCTGGCGATCCAGCGCGTGCGCGAGCAGAAGATCCCGTTCTTGGGGATCTGCTTCGGGATGCAGCTGGCATGCGTCGAGTTCGCGCGCAACGTCTGCGGTTTGTCGGAAGCGATGACGACCGAGGTCGAGGAGACGACGCCCGATCCGGTCATCGACTTCATCCCCGAGCAGCGCAACCTCGATCTCAAGGGCGGCACGATGCGGCTGGGCGCCTACGCCTGCGAGCTCGAGCCGGGTTCGCTGGCGGCGCAGGCCTACGACGCGACGCAGATCAGCGAGCGCCACCGCCACCGGTACGAGTTCAACAACAAGTACAAGGCGCTCTTCGAGGAGCACGGGATGACGTTCAGCGGACACCATCCGCTCGGGCGGACCTCGCTGGTCGAGCTGGTCGAGCTGCCGCCGAACGTGCACCCGTGGTTCGTGGGCACCCAAGCGCATCCCGAGTACAAGAGCCGGCCCAACCGCCCCTCGCCGCTGTACCGCGAGTGGATCGGCGCCGCGCTCGTCCACGCGAGGGAGCGCGCGAGCGCGAACGGCGCGCTCGTGCGCCGCTGA
- the rpsU gene encoding 30S ribosomal protein S21, translated as MEIRVAPGETIESALRRFKKATQKAGVLAEARKHEHYEKPSVRRKKKSAAARKRRS; from the coding sequence ATGGAGATTCGAGTCGCACCGGGCGAGACGATCGAGAGCGCTCTGCGTCGCTTCAAGAAGGCGACCCAGAAGGCCGGCGTCCTTGCCGAGGCGCGGAAGCACGAGCACTACGAGAAGCCGAGCGTCCGCCGCAAGAAGAAGAGTGCCGCCGCGCGCAAGCGCCGCAGCTGA
- a CDS encoding glycosyltransferase yields MIRVAVATRATPRTSAGMRAYARALLERIPAVAPDVTLVPVGAPPAALPFALRAAHARLAHLPYLEAAPFLPRPYVAMVHDLLHLRFPALFSAATALYWRTVAIPMYRGAARLLVSDPRVADDCVRLLGVARERIRVVPLGYDPAILAAPPWPAARPYLFYAGNHRPHKDLATLYAAWAALPDDVALDLVLTGPDEPTVRARFHRARGGIAFVGDLDEGTLAQRYRGALAYVQPSLGEGFGIPMLEAAVLGTPVVASTAAVPAPVAPYAQRFAAGDVAALTARLTALARDPEAARARAAAGAQVLRAFTWDRFACETAAVYREFA; encoded by the coding sequence ATGATCCGCGTCGCGGTCGCGACGCGCGCGACGCCACGCACGTCGGCCGGGATGCGCGCGTACGCGCGCGCGCTCCTCGAACGCATCCCCGCCGTCGCGCCCGACGTCACGCTGGTCCCGGTCGGCGCACCGCCGGCCGCGCTGCCGTTCGCCTTGCGCGCCGCGCACGCGCGGCTGGCGCACCTGCCGTATTTGGAAGCGGCGCCGTTCCTCCCGCGGCCGTACGTCGCGATGGTCCACGATCTCTTGCACCTGCGCTTTCCGGCGCTCTTCTCGGCGGCGACCGCGCTGTATTGGCGCACCGTCGCCATTCCGATGTATCGCGGCGCCGCACGCCTGTTGGTGAGCGACCCGCGCGTCGCCGACGACTGCGTCCGGCTGCTGGGCGTCGCGCGCGAGCGCATTCGCGTCGTCCCGCTCGGCTACGACCCGGCCATCCTCGCCGCGCCCCCGTGGCCGGCGGCCCGGCCGTATCTCTTCTACGCCGGCAACCACCGGCCGCACAAGGATCTGGCGACGCTCTACGCCGCCTGGGCGGCGCTGCCCGACGACGTCGCGCTCGATCTCGTGCTGACCGGGCCGGACGAGCCCACCGTGCGCGCACGCTTCCATCGCGCGCGGGGAGGGATCGCGTTCGTCGGCGATCTCGACGAGGGGACGCTGGCACAGCGCTACCGCGGCGCGCTGGCCTACGTGCAGCCCTCGCTCGGCGAAGGCTTCGGGATCCCGATGCTCGAGGCGGCGGTGCTCGGCACGCCGGTCGTCGCGTCGACGGCCGCCGTCCCCGCCCCGGTCGCGCCCTACGCGCAGCGGTTCGCCGCGGGCGACGTCGCCGCGCTGACGGCCCGACTGACCGCGCTCGCGCGCGATCCCGAGGCTGCGCGCGCGCGTGCCGCCGCCGGCGCACAGGTCTTGCGAGCGTTCACCTGGGATCGATTCGCATGCGAGACGGCAGCCGTGTATCGGGAGTTCGCGTGA
- a CDS encoding glycosyltransferase, giving the protein MTARADVALDTRETSHLSVGVLAYVRALRGLLPRVAPDLRTAFVGRGDNFDLAEQVGLPLALARLRPRLAHFPAPFVPRWIPVPYLVTVHDVIDLEFPQYGKKKVGPYWRHLVAPVLRGARAVIVDDERTVGPLVRYTGVDAARVRVIPLGVDEPEPLPGPALRARRYVFYAGNQRPHKDLPTLVRAWSALPPAFAVDLVVTGPENAALRALAHGPGELVFAGELDAGALWAHHRGAAAYVHPALREGFGLPLLEALRVGTPVIAADAAVPRVLAGEVATFPAGDVDALTALLRRTLASSAARAQASAARARTAHLTWTRTVEATAALYRELLR; this is encoded by the coding sequence GTGACCGCGCGCGCGGACGTCGCACTCGATACCCGGGAGACCTCGCATCTCTCGGTCGGCGTGCTCGCCTACGTGCGTGCGCTGCGCGGGCTGCTGCCGCGCGTCGCGCCCGACCTGCGCACCGCGTTCGTGGGGCGCGGCGACAACTTCGACCTGGCCGAGCAAGTCGGGCTCCCGCTCGCGCTGGCACGGCTGCGGCCGCGGCTGGCCCACTTTCCCGCGCCGTTCGTTCCGCGTTGGATTCCGGTGCCGTACCTGGTCACCGTCCACGACGTGATCGACCTCGAGTTCCCGCAGTACGGCAAGAAGAAAGTCGGCCCGTACTGGCGGCACCTGGTCGCGCCGGTGCTGCGCGGCGCGCGCGCCGTCATCGTCGACGACGAGCGGACCGTCGGCCCGCTGGTGCGCTACACCGGCGTCGACGCGGCGCGCGTGCGCGTCATCCCGCTCGGCGTCGACGAGCCCGAGCCGCTGCCGGGACCGGCGCTGCGCGCGCGGCGGTACGTGTTCTACGCCGGCAATCAGCGCCCGCACAAGGACTTGCCGACGCTGGTGCGCGCGTGGAGCGCGCTGCCGCCCGCGTTCGCGGTCGACCTCGTCGTCACCGGTCCCGAGAACGCGGCCCTGCGGGCGCTCGCGCACGGACCCGGCGAGCTGGTGTTCGCCGGCGAGCTCGACGCCGGCGCATTGTGGGCACACCATCGCGGCGCGGCCGCCTACGTGCACCCGGCGCTGCGTGAGGGCTTCGGGTTGCCGCTGCTCGAGGCGTTGCGGGTCGGTACGCCGGTGATCGCCGCCGACGCCGCGGTCCCGCGGGTGCTGGCCGGTGAGGTCGCGACGTTCCCGGCCGGCGACGTCGACGCGTTGACGGCCCTGCTGCGGCGCACCCTCGCCTCGTCGGCGGCACGGGCGCAGGCGTCCGCGGCGCGCGCGCGCACCGCGCACCTGACCTGGACGCGCACGGTCGAAGCGACGGCCGCCCTGTATCGCGAGCTGCTGCGATGA
- a CDS encoding histidine triad nucleotide-binding protein — translation MPTAENCLFCKIVRKEIPAREEYRDEHVVAFHDVNPQAPVHVLVVPTDHAEHLSAFTGAAADGTAARLLYTASEIGRRLGPGGYRVVINEGPDAGQSVFHLHAHVLAGRPLGWPPG, via the coding sequence ATGCCGACCGCCGAGAACTGCCTGTTCTGCAAGATCGTGCGCAAAGAGATCCCGGCGCGCGAGGAGTACCGCGACGAGCACGTCGTCGCGTTCCACGACGTGAACCCGCAAGCGCCGGTTCACGTCCTAGTGGTCCCGACCGACCACGCCGAGCACCTGAGCGCCTTCACCGGAGCGGCGGCTGACGGCACGGCCGCTCGTTTGCTCTACACCGCCTCCGAGATCGGCCGGCGGCTCGGCCCCGGCGGTTACCGGGTCGTGATCAACGAGGGGCCGGACGCGGGACAGTCGGTCTTTCACCTGCACGCGCACGTCCTGGCGGGGCGCCCACTGGGGTGGCCGCCCGGCTGA
- a CDS encoding glycosyltransferase family 2 protein, which translates to MDRRRARPREGARERERRARAPLNPADLTVVLLTQDEAARLPGTLDALPAGVRVFVLDAGSSDQTVQLAGACGAYVERRPWSGFVEARRYALGRVMTPWTLMLDADERLDATLRDAILAADGTHVAGYRLQRVTLLCGAPIRAAGWSNERLVRLFRTDRARLVPHESGGDVHERWVVDGSIGDLPGTIVHDSYPTLDSYRAKFDRYTSLEAGALTPSRGAYLRALVTFPLRFLWLLLREGGWRDGWRGAFVAWQSARYRVVVRAKALRRAA; encoded by the coding sequence GTGGATCGGCGCCGCGCTCGTCCACGCGAGGGAGCGCGCGAGCGCGAACGGCGCGCTCGTGCGCCGCTGAACCCCGCCGACCTGACCGTCGTTCTGCTCACGCAGGACGAGGCGGCGCGGCTGCCGGGAACCCTGGACGCGTTGCCCGCGGGCGTGCGCGTCTTCGTGCTCGACGCGGGCTCGTCGGACCAGACGGTGCAGTTGGCCGGCGCGTGCGGCGCGTACGTCGAGCGGCGGCCGTGGTCGGGCTTCGTCGAGGCGCGCCGGTACGCGCTGGGCCGCGTCATGACGCCCTGGACGCTGATGCTCGACGCCGATGAGCGGCTCGACGCGACGCTGCGCGACGCGATCCTGGCCGCCGACGGTACGCACGTGGCCGGCTATCGGCTGCAACGGGTGACGCTGCTGTGCGGCGCGCCGATCCGCGCCGCGGGCTGGTCGAACGAACGGCTGGTGCGCCTGTTTCGCACCGACCGCGCGCGGCTGGTGCCGCACGAGAGCGGCGGCGACGTGCACGAGCGCTGGGTCGTCGACGGTTCGATCGGGGACCTGCCCGGCACGATCGTGCACGACTCGTACCCGACGCTCGACTCGTATCGCGCGAAGTTCGACCGCTACACCAGCCTCGAAGCCGGCGCGCTGACGCCCTCGCGCGGGGCGTACCTGCGCGCGCTGGTGACGTTCCCGCTGCGGTTCCTGTGGCTGCTCCTGCGCGAGGGGGGCTGGCGCGACGGCTGGCGGGGGGCATTCGTCGCTTGGCAGAGCGCGCGCTATCGCGTCGTCGTGCGCGCCAAGGCGCTGCGTCGCGCGGCGTGA
- a CDS encoding phytanoyl-CoA dioxygenase family protein — protein sequence MQARSSVLRDRFEADGFLVIPNFKSPGEVAALRARAEEIVEGFDAAGTRAIFTTRDESKTKQDEYFLTSGTTVRCFFEEEAFGADGELRQPKSLSINKIGHAMHDLDPVFAAFSHGPRLDALVRELGVTQPQVYQSMYIFKQPHIGGEVRWHQDATYFASEPITVTTLWFALERADRGNGCLWVQRGGHHTPLREQFVVDANGSRMLQLDQTPWPTQDEAEPVEVEAGTLVVFHGLLPHYSAPNRSSVSRHAYTLHVVDGAARYSSQNWIQRNAAFPVRGLLSTN from the coding sequence ATGCAGGCCCGCTCTTCTGTTTTGCGTGACCGGTTCGAAGCCGACGGCTTCCTGGTCATCCCGAACTTCAAGTCGCCCGGCGAGGTCGCGGCGCTGCGCGCGCGGGCCGAGGAGATCGTCGAAGGCTTCGACGCGGCCGGGACGCGCGCGATCTTCACCACGCGCGACGAGAGCAAGACCAAACAGGACGAGTACTTCCTGACCTCGGGGACGACCGTGCGCTGCTTCTTCGAAGAAGAAGCGTTCGGCGCGGACGGCGAGCTGCGCCAGCCCAAGTCGCTCTCGATCAACAAGATCGGGCACGCGATGCACGACCTCGATCCGGTCTTCGCGGCGTTCTCGCACGGGCCGCGGCTCGACGCGCTGGTGCGCGAGCTGGGCGTCACGCAGCCGCAGGTCTATCAGTCGATGTACATCTTCAAGCAGCCGCACATCGGCGGCGAAGTGCGCTGGCACCAAGACGCGACGTACTTCGCCAGCGAGCCGATCACGGTGACGACGCTGTGGTTCGCGCTGGAACGCGCCGATCGCGGCAACGGCTGCTTGTGGGTCCAGCGCGGCGGCCACCACACCCCGCTGCGCGAGCAGTTCGTCGTCGACGCGAACGGCAGCCGGATGCTGCAGCTCGACCAGACGCCGTGGCCCACGCAGGACGAGGCCGAGCCGGTCGAGGTCGAGGCGGGGACGCTGGTCGTCTTCCACGGCCTGTTGCCGCACTACAGCGCGCCCAACCGCTCGTCGGTCTCGCGCCACGCCTACACCCTGCACGTCGTCGACGGCGCAGCGCGGTATTCGTCACAGAATTGGATTCAGCGGAACGCGGCGTTTCCGGTGCGGGGACTCCTTTCGACGAATTGA